One region of Streptomyces davaonensis JCM 4913 genomic DNA includes:
- a CDS encoding type I polyketide synthase, with product MTDLAGLIGKLSPKARAALARELSADAGPGTPEPIAVVGLGCRYPGGADTPERLWDLLAEGGDAVTRIPDGRWDVDAYYSPDPDMPGRMPHVRGGFLADAAGFDAEFFGISPREALAMDPQQRLLLEVAWEALEHSGTDPASLRGTRTGVYTGIAAPDYLMERLLDPDGLDDPHTVTGGSHSTAVGRLSYLLDLRGPSIAVDTACSSSLVAVHLACQALRTGDTDLALAGGVHVISSPLVTIALYKGGITDPDGHCKAFDADAAGFVRAEGCGVVVLKRLSDALRDGDPVRAVIRGSAVNQDGLSNSLTSPSVAAQRAVLAEAVERAGVDAGAVGLVETHGTGTPIGDPIEVTAVTEVYGRGGQGRCALGAAKTNMGHCEEAAGVLGLIKTVLCLQHGRIPPNVHFRRLNPDIDLDGTRLFVPTSLTDWPVTGGGPRLAAVSSFGMGGTNAHVVLEQAAPAPAGPPEPAERTWLIPVSGASPGGLRANAERLADWLRGPGQDVRMRDLAHTLGRRRAQLSERAVVVADSPDALAVGLKSLTAGEPGPNPVGSVLPAAAAGAVWIFSGHGSQWSGMGRELLAGEPEFARVVDRLEPVVAAESDLSLRATLLAGDYTDGVPTQIALFAVQVGLAAVWRSRGLEPAAVLGHSMGEVSAAVVSGALSLEDGARVLCRRVALLRRGLQGKGTMALVELDWDEAERRLAGHASVSVAVGASPRSTVVSGAVDAIEELVADWQAEGLLARRIKGAEGAGHSPQVDPLLPELRARLADLAPARPRVAFYSTAHPDPHTTPTCDADYWAANLRNPVRFTQAVEAAARDGLRVFVEVSPHPIVAQSVTETLDHAGVEEAAVVPTLRRDQPEVATLLTHLGQLHCLGVPLDPDLFHPAGTAVDLPLNSWQHRRYWLSEGERRTPAADTGAHPLLGAHIRLPGSPARHVWQARVSLDRLPWLADHSSRDLVVMPGTGYCEIALAAAGEAFGAPPEALRVTDVEYRHLLVLNRPVDVTTELTRQEDGTALVEIATASHTGARVVHATARVHRRDPLAADRPAPSLSTLMADHPGFGDPAEVYARMRRFGQFHGPAFAGLVEVRRPTGEPGEGLIASTLCRVEWPKAATRHPHYRVHPAFLDACLHAAVACVPEVPGRHHLPAGIRRLDVHGDFGTVTYCHAEVRAAPEEAGYLARLHLLDAQGHLVAELDGLYFKQFDEAALPVSLHDKLYAQTWERAALPEPPADPRPVRWLVLDDGADGSGPETGQVLARADWRDPDAVAAALAADTDCTDVLFRADGPAPGHGEDTLAEGAARVLAVSRVVAGLAGRAARGAPPPRLWLLTRGAQSVDPGERPDLAQVALRGLGRSLLFEHPELRPTLLDLDPGSAGLAELAAEVASGATDDEIAWRAGERRLARLTATDLPAADPTVPVVRPGGGYLVTGGLTGLGLFTAGRLVEQGAGCVVLNARSAPSPEAEEAIRRMRATGAQVVVVRGDIAEPGTARGLVEAVHETGATLRGVIHSAAALDDGVIAGLDAESLEKVWRPKAVGAWRLHEATEDLDLDWWTGYSSIAALLGAGGQGNYAAASAWLDGLAQWRAAAGLPALSVNWGGWAEIGAARDLELAAFGLLRPQEGIEALEGLLAHGRTRAGVTRIHPGLLAETYPELTGSSFFAGLLSGGQEELGAGDWPGPDALSGLSGQELLDTVHGRLVLLAGRTLGMPAGELDPARPLVKLGLDSLMAVRIKNAVQRDFGMALPVALLLQGASVDRLAREVVRALPGSADDPVDDEAAQIAEKARARAARRGRRGDRRKDG from the coding sequence ATGACCGATCTGGCCGGGCTCATAGGCAAGCTCTCCCCCAAGGCACGGGCCGCGCTGGCCCGCGAGCTGTCCGCCGACGCCGGCCCCGGCACGCCGGAGCCCATCGCGGTCGTCGGCCTGGGCTGCCGCTACCCCGGCGGCGCCGACACCCCGGAACGGCTGTGGGACCTGTTGGCCGAGGGCGGTGACGCGGTGACGCGGATCCCCGACGGCCGTTGGGACGTCGACGCGTACTACTCCCCGGACCCCGACATGCCCGGCCGGATGCCGCACGTGCGGGGCGGCTTCCTCGCCGACGCGGCCGGATTCGACGCGGAGTTCTTCGGCATCTCGCCCCGCGAGGCCCTCGCCATGGATCCACAGCAGCGACTGCTGCTGGAGGTGGCCTGGGAAGCGCTGGAACACTCCGGGACCGACCCCGCGAGCCTGCGTGGCACCCGCACCGGCGTCTACACGGGCATCGCCGCCCCCGACTACCTCATGGAGCGGCTGCTGGACCCGGACGGTCTCGACGACCCGCACACCGTGACCGGCGGCTCGCACAGCACCGCGGTCGGGCGGCTGTCGTACCTGCTCGATCTGCGCGGCCCCTCCATCGCCGTCGACACGGCCTGCTCCTCCTCACTGGTGGCGGTCCACCTGGCCTGCCAGGCCCTGCGCACCGGCGACACCGACCTGGCGCTGGCCGGCGGGGTCCACGTGATCAGCTCACCGCTGGTGACCATCGCGCTGTACAAGGGCGGGATCACCGACCCGGACGGTCACTGCAAGGCGTTCGACGCCGACGCCGCCGGGTTCGTGCGCGCCGAGGGCTGCGGAGTCGTCGTCCTCAAACGGCTCTCCGACGCCCTGCGCGACGGCGACCCGGTGCGTGCCGTGATCCGGGGCAGCGCGGTGAACCAGGACGGCCTGTCCAACAGCCTCACCTCGCCCTCCGTGGCCGCTCAGCGAGCCGTCCTGGCCGAGGCGGTCGAGCGGGCCGGTGTCGACGCCGGAGCCGTCGGTCTGGTGGAGACCCACGGCACGGGCACCCCGATCGGCGACCCGATCGAGGTGACGGCGGTGACCGAGGTCTACGGCCGCGGCGGGCAGGGCCGTTGTGCCCTCGGCGCGGCCAAGACCAACATGGGCCACTGCGAGGAGGCGGCCGGGGTCCTGGGCCTGATCAAGACGGTGCTGTGTCTCCAGCACGGCCGGATCCCGCCCAACGTCCACTTCCGGCGGCTCAACCCCGACATCGACCTGGACGGCACCCGGCTCTTCGTGCCGACCTCGCTCACCGACTGGCCGGTCACCGGCGGCGGCCCGCGGCTGGCGGCGGTGTCCTCCTTCGGGATGGGCGGCACCAACGCGCACGTCGTGCTGGAACAGGCCGCGCCGGCTCCCGCCGGCCCGCCGGAGCCGGCGGAGCGGACGTGGCTGATCCCGGTCTCCGGGGCCTCCCCGGGCGGGCTGCGCGCCAACGCCGAGCGTCTCGCCGACTGGCTGCGCGGCCCCGGCCAGGATGTCCGGATGCGCGACCTGGCGCACACCCTGGGCCGACGCCGCGCCCAGCTGTCCGAACGGGCCGTGGTCGTCGCCGACTCGCCCGATGCCCTGGCGGTCGGCCTGAAGTCGCTGACCGCCGGGGAACCCGGCCCGAACCCCGTGGGATCCGTGCTGCCCGCGGCCGCCGCGGGCGCCGTCTGGATCTTCTCCGGACACGGCTCCCAGTGGTCCGGAATGGGGCGCGAACTCCTCGCCGGGGAACCGGAGTTCGCCCGCGTCGTGGACCGGCTCGAACCGGTGGTGGCCGCCGAGTCGGACCTGTCACTGCGCGCCACGCTCCTCGCCGGTGACTACACGGACGGGGTGCCCACCCAGATCGCCCTGTTCGCCGTGCAGGTGGGCCTGGCCGCCGTCTGGCGCTCCCGGGGCCTGGAACCCGCCGCCGTCCTCGGCCACTCCATGGGCGAGGTCTCCGCCGCTGTGGTCAGCGGGGCGCTCAGCCTCGAGGACGGTGCCCGGGTGCTGTGCCGCCGCGTGGCGTTGCTGCGCCGCGGCCTTCAGGGCAAGGGCACCATGGCGCTGGTCGAACTCGACTGGGACGAGGCCGAGCGACGGCTCGCCGGGCACGCGTCCGTCTCCGTCGCCGTCGGAGCCTCACCCCGCTCGACCGTGGTCTCCGGAGCCGTCGACGCCATCGAGGAACTCGTCGCCGACTGGCAGGCCGAGGGGCTGCTGGCCCGGCGGATCAAGGGGGCCGAGGGAGCGGGGCACAGCCCGCAGGTGGACCCGCTGCTGCCCGAACTGCGGGCCCGTCTCGCCGACCTGGCCCCGGCTCGGCCGCGGGTCGCCTTCTACTCCACCGCCCACCCCGACCCGCACACCACGCCGACCTGCGACGCCGACTACTGGGCGGCCAACCTGCGCAACCCGGTGCGCTTCACCCAGGCCGTCGAGGCGGCGGCGCGGGACGGACTGCGGGTGTTCGTGGAAGTCTCCCCGCACCCGATCGTCGCCCAGTCGGTCACCGAGACCCTCGACCACGCCGGCGTCGAGGAAGCCGCGGTCGTACCCACCCTGCGCCGGGACCAGCCGGAGGTCGCCACCCTGCTGACGCACCTGGGCCAACTGCACTGCCTCGGCGTACCGCTCGACCCGGACCTGTTCCATCCGGCCGGGACCGCGGTCGACCTGCCGCTCAACTCCTGGCAGCACCGGCGGTACTGGCTGAGCGAGGGCGAGCGTCGCACCCCTGCCGCCGACACGGGAGCCCACCCGCTGCTGGGCGCGCACATCAGGCTGCCCGGCTCCCCGGCACGGCACGTCTGGCAGGCCCGGGTGAGTCTCGACCGGCTGCCGTGGCTGGCGGACCACAGCTCGCGGGACCTCGTGGTGATGCCGGGCACCGGCTACTGCGAGATCGCGCTGGCCGCGGCCGGTGAGGCGTTCGGTGCCCCGCCCGAGGCGCTGCGGGTCACGGACGTCGAGTACCGGCACCTGCTGGTGCTGAACCGACCGGTGGACGTCACCACCGAGTTGACGCGGCAGGAGGACGGCACCGCGCTCGTCGAGATCGCCACCGCCTCGCACACCGGCGCCCGCGTGGTCCACGCGACGGCCCGGGTCCACCGGCGCGACCCGCTCGCGGCGGACCGTCCCGCGCCCTCGCTCTCCACGCTCATGGCGGACCACCCCGGGTTCGGCGACCCCGCCGAGGTCTACGCCCGGATGCGCCGCTTCGGGCAGTTCCACGGACCGGCGTTCGCCGGGCTCGTCGAAGTGCGCCGGCCCACCGGGGAGCCGGGGGAGGGACTGATCGCCTCGACCCTGTGCCGGGTGGAGTGGCCGAAGGCGGCCACCCGGCACCCGCACTACCGGGTCCACCCCGCCTTCCTCGACGCGTGTCTGCACGCGGCGGTCGCGTGCGTGCCCGAGGTGCCGGGCCGCCATCACCTCCCCGCGGGCATCCGCCGGCTCGACGTCCACGGCGACTTCGGCACGGTCACCTACTGCCACGCCGAGGTCCGGGCCGCGCCCGAAGAGGCGGGCTACCTGGCTCGACTGCACCTCCTCGACGCCCAGGGACACCTGGTCGCGGAGCTGGACGGCCTGTACTTCAAGCAGTTCGACGAGGCCGCGCTGCCCGTGTCGCTGCACGACAAGCTCTACGCCCAGACCTGGGAACGGGCCGCTCTGCCCGAACCGCCCGCCGACCCCCGTCCCGTGCGCTGGCTCGTGCTCGACGACGGAGCCGACGGCAGCGGCCCCGAGACCGGCCAGGTGCTGGCCCGCGCCGACTGGCGGGACCCGGACGCCGTGGCCGCCGCGCTCGCCGCCGACACCGACTGCACCGACGTGCTCTTCCGGGCCGACGGCCCCGCGCCGGGCCATGGCGAGGACACCCTCGCCGAAGGCGCCGCCCGGGTGCTCGCCGTCAGCCGGGTCGTCGCCGGGCTCGCCGGACGCGCCGCCCGGGGCGCGCCGCCGCCCCGGCTGTGGCTGCTCACCCGGGGTGCCCAGAGCGTGGACCCGGGGGAGCGGCCCGACCTCGCCCAGGTCGCGCTGCGCGGACTGGGCAGGAGCCTGCTCTTCGAGCACCCCGAACTGCGGCCGACCCTGCTCGACCTCGACCCCGGCTCCGCCGGCCTGGCCGAGCTGGCCGCCGAGGTGGCGTCCGGGGCGACGGACGACGAGATCGCCTGGCGCGCCGGCGAACGCCGCCTGGCCCGCCTGACCGCGACCGACCTGCCCGCCGCCGATCCCACGGTCCCCGTCGTGCGCCCGGGCGGCGGCTACCTCGTCACCGGCGGTCTGACGGGCCTCGGCCTGTTCACCGCCGGCCGCCTGGTCGAGCAGGGCGCGGGCTGCGTCGTCCTCAACGCCCGCTCCGCGCCTTCCCCCGAGGCCGAGGAGGCGATACGGCGGATGCGCGCCACCGGCGCCCAGGTCGTCGTCGTGCGCGGCGACATCGCCGAACCCGGCACCGCGCGCGGCCTCGTCGAGGCCGTGCACGAGACCGGCGCCACCTTGCGCGGAGTGATCCACTCGGCGGCCGCGCTCGACGACGGAGTGATCGCCGGGCTGGACGCCGAGAGCCTTGAGAAGGTCTGGCGGCCCAAGGCGGTCGGTGCCTGGCGGCTGCACGAGGCGACCGAGGACCTGGACCTGGACTGGTGGACCGGATACTCCTCCATCGCCGCCCTGCTCGGCGCGGGCGGCCAGGGCAACTACGCGGCCGCCAGCGCCTGGCTCGACGGCCTGGCCCAGTGGCGCGCGGCGGCGGGGCTGCCCGCCCTCTCCGTCAACTGGGGCGGCTGGGCCGAGATCGGCGCCGCCCGCGATCTCGAACTCGCCGCGTTCGGCCTGCTCCGGCCGCAGGAGGGCATCGAGGCGCTGGAAGGGCTGCTCGCCCACGGCCGCACCCGGGCCGGGGTCACCCGGATCCACCCCGGGCTGCTGGCCGAGACCTATCCGGAACTGACCGGCTCGTCGTTCTTCGCCGGACTGCTCTCCGGCGGCCAGGAGGAGCTGGGTGCCGGTGACTGGCCGGGCCCCGACGCGCTGTCCGGTCTGTCCGGCCAGGAACTGCTGGACACGGTGCACGGGCGGCTGGTCCTGCTGGCCGGCCGGACCCTCGGCATGCCGGCCGGCGAACTGGACCCGGCCCGGCCACTGGTGAAACTCGGCCTGGACTCGCTGATGGCGGTCCGCATCAAGAACGCGGTGCAGCGCGACTTCGGCATGGCTCTGCCGGTGGCCCTGCTGCTCCAGGGGGCGAGCGTGGACCGGCTCGCCCGGGAGGTCGTCCGCGCCCTGCCCGGATCGGCCGACGACCCCGTGGACGACGAGGCCGCGCAGATCGCCGAGAAAGCGCGGGCGCGGGCCGCCCGGCGCGGGCGGCGCGGGGACAGGAGGAAGGACGGATGA